From the genome of Haladaptatus paucihalophilus DX253, one region includes:
- a CDS encoding helix-turn-helix domain-containing protein, whose product MPQIQVKLDGTAVDGWLAMISSEFPDAEFKLKATQLRDEGAFVILEVLTSKGNTLIRRFENTPEVDAVEVYHADERMVLLQFQTTATKSYDPLRRSKNISIYPTILRDGWFSVKLEASHEQLSEYTDELAAAGIPYEIVSLVQSHTASEVLTDRQWEFILEAVERGFYDTPRDCTLAELGEILDIHKSSVSRLRHRAEGRIIKNFAAEAAQ is encoded by the coding sequence ATGCCTCAAATTCAGGTGAAGCTCGATGGAACAGCGGTGGACGGTTGGTTGGCGATGATTTCGAGCGAGTTTCCCGATGCCGAGTTCAAACTGAAGGCCACCCAGCTACGGGACGAAGGTGCGTTCGTCATTCTTGAAGTACTGACCTCGAAGGGAAATACACTCATCCGCCGATTCGAGAACACACCCGAAGTAGACGCAGTTGAAGTCTATCATGCCGATGAGCGGATGGTGTTGCTCCAGTTCCAGACAACAGCAACGAAGTCGTACGATCCACTCCGACGGTCGAAAAACATCTCAATATATCCGACAATTCTTCGAGATGGATGGTTCTCCGTCAAGCTAGAGGCCTCACACGAACAGCTATCGGAATATACCGATGAATTAGCGGCGGCAGGTATTCCGTATGAGATCGTCTCATTAGTCCAATCTCACACTGCAAGCGAGGTGCTCACGGATCGTCAATGGGAGTTCATTCTCGAAGCAGTTGAACGCGGGTTCTACGATACTCCTCGCGACTGTACGCTCGCTGAGTTGGGAGAAATTCTCGACATTCACAAATCTTCGGTAAGTCGATTGCGCCATCGGGCTGAAGGTCGAATCATCAAGAATTTCGCCGCAGAAGCGGCACAATAG
- a CDS encoding alpha/beta fold hydrolase, whose translation MSFLTTNDGVELYYETHGEGKPIVFVSAWSSTLQFFEKNIPDLAEDYQVIAYDHRGHGKSESPGHGYRIARLAMDLKELLDHLNLTNVTAVGWSMGADVLWSYLELFGSDRISKLVCVDQSPKEDLVPQDWDRQSCFNVEAFTKLAKDIEFAEEEVFTRMAGRYDSVTLGESGFVDEMVNCSKTAKIELMRDLLNLDWRTFLPEIEIPTLVFVGRDSRATPPEESAYVGDQIPTADTVFFEDAGHMLFWEHPEKFNEAVRDFSK comes from the coding sequence ATGTCGTTTCTCACAACGAACGATGGCGTCGAGCTATACTATGAAACACACGGAGAAGGGAAACCGATCGTGTTCGTCAGTGCGTGGTCCAGCACGTTACAATTCTTCGAGAAAAACATTCCCGACCTCGCCGAGGACTACCAAGTGATCGCATATGATCACCGTGGCCACGGCAAATCCGAGTCCCCCGGCCACGGTTATCGCATCGCTCGACTTGCGATGGATCTTAAAGAGCTATTAGACCACTTGAACCTCACTAATGTAACCGCGGTCGGATGGTCAATGGGGGCAGATGTGTTGTGGTCGTATTTGGAGTTATTCGGGAGTGATCGCATTTCGAAACTGGTCTGTGTCGATCAATCCCCAAAAGAAGATCTTGTCCCACAAGACTGGGATCGGCAAAGCTGCTTTAACGTCGAGGCATTCACCAAACTCGCAAAGGACATCGAGTTTGCGGAAGAGGAGGTCTTCACTCGCATGGCTGGTCGATACGATTCAGTAACGCTTGGTGAGTCAGGGTTTGTGGACGAGATGGTGAACTGCTCGAAGACGGCGAAAATCGAACTCATGCGTGATCTTCTCAATCTCGATTGGCGAACATTCCTCCCCGAGATTGAAATTCCGACGCTGGTGTTCGTCGGCAGAGATAGCCGAGCAACGCCCCCGGAAGAGAGTGCGTACGTTGGTGACCAAATACCAACTGCTGATACTGTGTTCTTCGAGGACGCTGGCCATATGCTGTTCTGGGAACATCCAGAGAAATTCAACGAGGCAGTCCGTGACTTCAGTAAGTAA
- a CDS encoding DoxX family protein, whose translation METTTIENRDDRPGNPYFVVPLFLLLVVLAVLRGLGELGVPTLDSWAVTTRLALAGMFAFTSLSHFTGTRDALVRMVPDVLPAPGLLVTLTGLAEIAGSIGLLVSTIAPWAGLGLAVLLVAMFPANIVALREGIEINGKPATPLWFRGLTQLFFIASLLWATGWFEG comes from the coding sequence ATGGAAACAACTACAATCGAGAACCGAGACGACCGACCCGGCAATCCGTACTTCGTCGTACCGCTTTTCTTGCTACTCGTCGTACTAGCGGTGCTCCGTGGTCTCGGCGAGCTCGGCGTACCGACCCTCGACTCGTGGGCGGTGACCACTCGACTCGCACTGGCAGGGATGTTCGCCTTCACGAGCCTCTCGCACTTCACTGGAACTCGGGACGCTCTCGTCCGGATGGTTCCGGATGTGCTCCCGGCTCCCGGACTGCTAGTGACACTCACCGGTCTCGCAGAGATTGCCGGTTCAATCGGACTCCTCGTTTCAACGATTGCTCCATGGGCTGGTCTTGGACTGGCAGTACTCCTCGTGGCGATGTTCCCAGCGAACATCGTTGCACTGAGAGAGGGTATCGAGATCAACGGGAAGCCAGCGACACCACTCTGGTTTCGAGGTCTGACTCAGCTCTTCTTCATTGCTTCGCTCCTCTGGGCGACGGGATGGTTTGAGGGATGA
- a CDS encoding helix-turn-helix domain-containing protein gives MTILIDPGGSNLVSVFDSVKNESVTRESLHHFNVLIDGTVVLLYQLRGDLDHARTIFNESSDVFQYDVPDHGDGLVYLHCKLDDPLKSLLSNLQTAEVIIDMPIVFQRDGRLRITFIGEPELLRRVLDGTEELVDTELERTGRYQLESRRLRSLLTDRQREILIVAVEQGYYTVPRQASIREIADDVDLSVATVAEHLQKIEARVLSQVAQ, from the coding sequence ATGACGATCTTGATTGATCCTGGTGGAAGCAACCTCGTCTCGGTTTTTGATTCGGTGAAAAACGAGTCTGTGACTCGTGAGTCGCTCCATCACTTCAACGTTTTAATCGATGGAACAGTTGTTTTACTCTATCAGCTTCGCGGTGATCTCGACCATGCGCGAACGATCTTCAATGAAAGCTCAGACGTATTCCAGTACGATGTTCCCGACCATGGTGACGGGCTCGTGTATCTCCATTGCAAGCTGGACGACCCCCTCAAATCACTTCTCTCGAATCTGCAAACTGCCGAAGTGATTATCGACATGCCGATAGTGTTTCAACGCGATGGTCGTCTTCGAATTACGTTTATCGGGGAACCCGAGTTGTTACGTCGTGTCCTCGATGGAACAGAGGAGCTCGTCGATACCGAACTCGAGCGGACAGGTCGGTATCAGTTGGAGAGCCGTCGTCTCCGCTCGTTACTCACCGATCGTCAGCGTGAGATCCTGATCGTGGCCGTTGAACAAGGGTATTACACTGTCCCGCGACAAGCCAGCATCAGGGAGATTGCCGACGACGTTGACCTTAGTGTAGCCACAGTGGCCGAACACCTCCAGAAAATCGAGGCACGGGTTCTCTCTCAAGTGGCGCAGTGA
- a CDS encoding dihydrofolate reductase family protein, with protein sequence MKTQYYTATSVDGYIADKENSLDWLFQFGDIEENEDLKDDYPQFISQIGAAAMGSTTYEWIIKHENLLEHPEQWPYEVPVWVFSSRELPAVDGANIRFVQGNVAPVHADMVTAADGKNIWLVGGGDLVGQFHDHGLLDEIILSVAPVTLASGAPLLPRRIATPPLKLVDVKNYGGVFASLTYEVQSVN encoded by the coding sequence GTGAAGACTCAATACTATACAGCAACGAGCGTCGACGGGTATATCGCCGACAAGGAGAACTCGCTCGACTGGCTCTTCCAATTCGGAGATATCGAGGAGAACGAGGACCTGAAGGATGACTATCCGCAATTCATAAGCCAGATCGGTGCCGCTGCCATGGGTTCGACGACCTACGAGTGGATCATCAAGCATGAAAACCTACTGGAACACCCGGAACAGTGGCCGTACGAGGTTCCAGTTTGGGTGTTTAGCAGTCGAGAATTACCGGCGGTTGACGGTGCGAACATCCGGTTCGTGCAGGGGAATGTAGCGCCTGTCCATGCGGATATGGTGACAGCCGCAGATGGCAAGAACATCTGGTTAGTCGGTGGTGGCGATCTTGTCGGACAATTTCACGATCACGGTCTCCTCGACGAGATTATTCTCAGTGTTGCTCCGGTCACGCTCGCATCGGGTGCACCCCTGTTGCCGCGAAGAATCGCCACCCCACCCCTGAAACTGGTTGACGTGAAAAACTATGGCGGTGTTTTTGCATCTCTAACCTATGAAGTGCAATCGGTCAATTAG
- a CDS encoding dihydrofolate reductase family protein: protein MSNVIVGIGMSVDGFIAGPNSSPQNALGDNGQQIHQWMYELESWRERQDRTGGEKNKDDEVVREAFDRVGAYIMGRRMFDEGEVSWPNPPPFQAPVFVLTHQRRDPWVREGGTTFTFVTDGIDSALEQATEAAGKQDVRIAGGAAVVQQFLEAGLIDELQIHIAPVLLGDGIRLFDNMNLEPNKLKIKRVISSPTVTHLSYYLQSED from the coding sequence ATGAGTAATGTAATCGTAGGCATCGGTATGTCAGTAGATGGGTTTATCGCCGGTCCGAACAGTAGCCCCCAGAACGCTTTGGGGGATAATGGACAGCAGATTCACCAGTGGATGTACGAGCTCGAAAGCTGGCGTGAACGACAGGATCGCACGGGAGGCGAGAAGAACAAAGACGATGAAGTGGTCCGGGAAGCATTCGACCGCGTCGGTGCCTACATAATGGGCCGTCGAATGTTTGACGAGGGTGAAGTAAGCTGGCCGAATCCGCCACCATTCCAAGCGCCAGTCTTCGTCCTCACTCATCAAAGGAGAGATCCATGGGTCCGTGAAGGGGGAACTACCTTCACATTCGTTACTGATGGTATTGATAGCGCGCTTGAACAGGCGACGGAAGCTGCCGGAAAACAGGATGTCAGAATCGCAGGCGGTGCAGCTGTCGTCCAGCAATTCCTCGAAGCCGGGCTGATCGACGAACTCCAGATTCACATCGCACCCGTGTTACTCGGCGACGGAATCCGATTGTTCGACAATATGAACCTCGAGCCGAATAAACTGAAAATCAAACGAGTGATCAGCTCACCCACTGTGACACATCTCAGCTACTATCTTCAGAGTGAAGACTAA
- a CDS encoding aldo/keto reductase — protein MKQLGKTGESISELCLGAMYFGSRLDRETSFELLDRYYDAGGRVIDTANVYATWVEGHEEPESESLLGEWITERGIRDEVTIATKVGAEYGNVPRSLEPKVIQEEVDRSRERLGIETIDLLYVHVDDPETPQVDVMRTLAEQVDVGNVRYIGASNMPAWRIARANCIAEERNWPRFEFVQPRFSYLIPERNPSFDAAVQLPMTDELVDYCVTADLTVLPYSPTLGGCYGRDDRSIPDTYVRSENRLKMALVEELADRHDVSGNTIVLAWMLERDHPTVPIVGCSTLKQLEMNLAASDVIFTDEECRRLNGIENYGFDKWAQRSA, from the coding sequence ATGAAACAACTCGGGAAGACTGGTGAATCGATAAGTGAACTTTGTCTAGGGGCAATGTATTTTGGGAGCCGTCTCGACCGAGAAACATCATTTGAACTGCTAGATCGATACTACGATGCTGGAGGGCGAGTCATCGATACTGCTAACGTGTACGCTACCTGGGTTGAGGGACACGAAGAACCCGAGAGTGAATCATTACTCGGGGAGTGGATCACAGAGCGAGGGATTCGTGATGAGGTGACAATCGCGACAAAGGTCGGGGCTGAATACGGGAACGTTCCACGAAGTCTTGAGCCCAAAGTAATCCAGGAGGAAGTCGACCGAAGTCGCGAACGGCTCGGAATCGAGACGATCGACCTGTTGTACGTCCACGTCGACGATCCAGAGACGCCACAGGTCGACGTGATGCGTACGTTAGCCGAGCAGGTCGATGTTGGGAACGTCCGTTATATTGGCGCGAGTAACATGCCAGCCTGGCGAATCGCACGTGCGAATTGCATCGCTGAAGAGCGTAACTGGCCCCGGTTCGAGTTCGTCCAGCCTCGGTTTTCCTACTTGATTCCCGAGCGCAATCCGAGCTTCGATGCGGCCGTCCAATTGCCGATGACGGATGAATTGGTAGACTACTGTGTCACAGCCGACCTGACTGTACTACCGTATTCGCCGACACTGGGCGGTTGCTATGGTCGCGATGATCGTTCGATTCCCGATACCTATGTTCGATCGGAAAATCGACTTAAGATGGCTCTTGTCGAGGAACTTGCTGATCGACATGACGTAAGCGGCAACACAATCGTGCTCGCCTGGATGCTTGAACGTGACCACCCAACGGTTCCCATTGTCGGTTGTAGTACCCTCAAGCAGCTAGAAATGAATCTTGCCGCCTCTGATGTAATCTTCACCGACGAGGAATGTCGTCGATTGAATGGGATCGAAAACTACGGATTCGACAAGTGGGCACAACGAAGCGCTTGA
- a CDS encoding helix-turn-helix domain-containing protein, with product MKYITVVISKVDDENCSKGEDATDSVVEGEAIHYITLLDDGTGVALYQLRGDLEESAKALEEDPEVLSIERSEAADGLVYLHFQADALMTELLGLFRRHEVVVDWPMEYTAQGALRITWIGDDEKIREVIREIPEGVQINLEGIGEYHSDMRQLASLLTERQRELLKLAIDLGYYDVPRQVGLREIADEIDLSVATVGEHLQKIEARILSQAVL from the coding sequence ATGAAATACATCACAGTCGTCATTTCCAAAGTTGATGATGAAAACTGCTCTAAGGGAGAGGACGCTACCGATTCAGTGGTAGAAGGTGAAGCAATTCACTACATTACTCTCTTGGATGACGGAACTGGTGTAGCACTCTACCAACTCCGTGGTGACCTCGAAGAGAGTGCAAAAGCACTGGAGGAAGACCCGGAGGTGCTATCAATAGAGCGGTCCGAGGCAGCGGACGGGCTTGTCTATCTCCATTTTCAGGCGGATGCGCTTATGACTGAACTCCTCGGTCTATTTCGACGGCACGAGGTCGTTGTGGACTGGCCGATGGAATACACTGCTCAGGGTGCGCTTCGAATTACCTGGATTGGAGACGATGAGAAAATCCGAGAGGTTATCAGAGAAATACCTGAAGGGGTTCAGATTAACCTCGAAGGGATCGGCGAGTATCATTCAGATATGCGCCAACTCGCGTCGCTGCTGACGGAGCGCCAGCGAGAACTGTTGAAACTAGCGATTGACCTGGGATACTACGATGTACCGCGCCAGGTAGGTCTCAGAGAAATCGCCGACGAAATAGACCTCAGTGTTGCGACAGTGGGCGAACATCTTCAGAAGATCGAGGCTCGAATCCTCTCTCAAGCGGTGCTGTGA
- a CDS encoding DUF1801 domain-containing protein: MAGEASENEESPSELIDARIEELSDWRGETLSRLRGLIKEADPDVVEEVKWRKPTNPHGVPVWSHNGNICTGETYKEKVKLTFAKGASLDDPAGLFNASLDAKVSRAIDIHEGDKIEEEAFKSLVRSAVALNKS, encoded by the coding sequence ATGGCAGGTGAAGCCTCGGAGAACGAAGAATCCCCCTCCGAACTGATCGACGCAAGAATCGAGGAGTTGTCCGACTGGCGAGGGGAGACGCTTTCCCGATTGCGTGGTCTCATCAAGGAAGCTGACCCCGATGTGGTCGAAGAAGTGAAATGGAGAAAGCCGACGAACCCACATGGGGTCCCGGTGTGGTCCCACAACGGGAACATCTGTACTGGCGAGACGTACAAAGAGAAGGTGAAACTAACCTTCGCCAAGGGTGCTTCCCTCGACGATCCGGCAGGGCTCTTCAACGCCAGCCTCGACGCCAAAGTCAGTCGCGCTATCGACATCCATGAAGGGGATAAAATCGAGGAAGAGGCGTTCAAGTCCCTCGTTCGCTCAGCGGTGGCCCTGAATAAGTCTTAG
- a CDS encoding class I SAM-dependent methyltransferase, protein MTTWDERFRTGEYSSEPEPSPVLREYADETSDGRALDVACGTGRNAVFLADRGYEVDALDQSIEGLRITRANAREQDVADKINLVQTDATQFDYPEEYYDVVTVSFFRTLDRLSDIKAALKPNGLLFYQHHLRSEPPAEVGPSTDRYRFCSNELLHACLDLTVLYYEESSEQWEGKHSATVELVARNSHGGTQSYPETQWPPVR, encoded by the coding sequence ATGACAACGTGGGACGAGCGGTTTCGTACCGGCGAATATTCATCTGAGCCGGAACCTTCGCCAGTATTGCGCGAGTACGCTGACGAGACGTCCGACGGACGGGCACTCGATGTCGCCTGTGGTACGGGACGCAACGCGGTATTCCTCGCCGACCGGGGCTACGAGGTGGATGCGCTCGACCAGTCGATCGAAGGGCTCCGTATCACCAGAGCAAATGCGCGGGAGCAGGATGTCGCTGACAAGATCAATCTGGTACAGACGGATGCGACTCAGTTCGACTATCCGGAGGAGTATTACGACGTAGTGACGGTCAGTTTCTTCCGAACGCTCGACCGACTGAGTGACATCAAGGCGGCGCTGAAACCGAACGGGTTGTTGTTCTACCAGCATCACCTCCGTTCGGAGCCACCAGCAGAGGTAGGCCCGAGTACGGACCGGTACCGGTTTTGCTCGAACGAACTGCTCCACGCCTGTCTCGACTTGACTGTCTTGTACTACGAGGAATCGAGCGAGCAGTGGGAAGGAAAACACTCAGCGACCGTCGAACTCGTCGCTCGCAATAGCCACGGCGGAACCCAATCCTATCCAGAGACACAGTGGCCGCCCGTGCGATAA
- a CDS encoding NAD-dependent epimerase/dehydratase family protein, with protein sequence MRVTVIGATGHIGTYLVPRLVRAGHEVVAVSRGERNPYQDDSAWTDVESVEIDRETAEERGEFGEEIAATNPDAVIDLICFELESAEALVASLRGEVQHLLHCGTIWVHGPSDVVPTTEDSPRTRRPLGEYGRKKAEIEAYLLDEARRNDFPATVLHPGHIVGPGWEPVNPAGNFDTDVFSRLARGKEVALPNFGLETVHHVHADDVAQGFQRALENWSAAVGESFHVVSPRALTLRGYAEAVAGWFGRDADLTYLPFDEWADRPEYDEEDVEMTEEHIRYSPNMSIEKAREKLGYEPRYTSLEATREAVEALIEAGEVDSSE encoded by the coding sequence ATGCGAGTTACCGTCATCGGAGCCACCGGACACATTGGCACCTACTTGGTGCCACGACTGGTGCGGGCAGGCCACGAGGTCGTCGCAGTCAGCCGGGGAGAGCGTAATCCCTATCAAGACGATAGCGCGTGGACCGACGTCGAGTCGGTCGAAATCGACCGCGAAACCGCCGAGGAACGCGGCGAGTTCGGCGAGGAGATTGCGGCCACCAACCCGGACGCCGTTATCGACCTGATCTGCTTTGAGCTGGAGAGCGCCGAAGCGCTCGTCGCGTCCCTACGCGGTGAGGTCCAACACCTACTGCACTGTGGGACGATCTGGGTCCACGGTCCCAGCGACGTCGTCCCCACGACAGAGGACTCCCCTCGCACGCGCCGGCCGCTCGGCGAGTACGGACGAAAGAAAGCCGAGATTGAGGCGTACCTGCTTGATGAGGCGCGACGGAACGACTTCCCGGCGACCGTCCTCCACCCTGGACACATCGTGGGCCCCGGCTGGGAGCCCGTCAATCCGGCGGGCAACTTCGACACCGACGTGTTCTCGCGACTCGCGCGGGGTAAAGAAGTCGCGCTCCCCAACTTCGGACTCGAAACCGTTCATCACGTCCACGCCGACGACGTAGCACAGGGCTTCCAGCGTGCGCTCGAGAACTGGTCAGCGGCCGTTGGCGAGAGCTTCCACGTCGTCTCGCCGCGGGCGCTCACCCTCCGCGGCTACGCCGAGGCCGTCGCCGGGTGGTTCGGACGAGACGCCGACCTCACATATCTGCCGTTCGACGAGTGGGCCGATCGACCCGAATACGACGAGGAGGACGTCGAGATGACCGAGGAACACATCCGATACAGCCCAAATATGAGTATCGAGAAGGCGCGCGAGAAACTCGGATACGAACCGCGATACACCTCGCTCGAAGCGACCCGCGAGGCGGTCGAGGCTCTGATCGAGGCCGGAGAGGTCGACTCGAGCGAGTAG